One genomic segment of Sorex araneus isolate mSorAra2 chromosome X, mSorAra2.pri, whole genome shotgun sequence includes these proteins:
- the LOC101549835 gene encoding protein BEX2 has product MASKEKQELNNLTMGNANPEQAKKDAKEQDATKGESQPPSLETAEYCVPRGNRRRFRVRQPILQYRWDMIQRLGEPQAKMREENVGNLGAEMRELREKLKEKQSGHTLRAVSTDPPHHDHHDEFCLMP; this is encoded by the coding sequence ATGGCatccaaagagaaacaagagCTGAACAACCTGACCATGGGAAATGCCAATCCGGAGCAGGCCAAGAAGGATGCAAAGGAGCAAGATGCTACTAAAGGAGAGTCTCAGCCCCCCTCTCTGGAAACCGCTGAATACTGCGTGCCCAGAGGAAATCGTAGGCGCTTCCGTGTTAGGCAGCCCATCCTGCAGTATAGATGGGACATGATTCAGAGGCTTGGAGAGCCGCAGGCTAAGATGAGAGAAGAGAATGTGGGGAATCTTGGGGCGGAGATGAGGGAGCTGAGGGAAAAGCTGAAGGAAAAGCAGTCCGGTCATACGCTGCGGGCCGTCAGTACTGACCCCCCTCACCATGACCATCATGATGAATTTTGCCTTATGCCTTGA